The DNA segment CCTAATTTAAGGTGATCGATATTAATATCTAAGGTATCGGGCAAGTTTACGGGTAAAGCTTTAACGCGTAGTTTGCGTTGTTCAAGCGACAGTTGACCCCCTGCTTTCACACCCTCTGCAAAACCGTTAAGTTTTACTGGAATTTCAATAATAACAGGTTTGTCTTTGAAGATCTGCAATAAGTCAATATGCATAATCCTGTCACTCACAGGGTGGTATTGGATGTCTTGAAGAATAGCTTCCACTTTTTCGCCATCAATATCTAAACTAATGGTATAAACATTAGGTGTGTAAACCAATGCTTTCAGTTGTTTTTCTTCAATAATGAAGTGCTTTACTTCTTCTCCTCCATAAAGTACGCCTGGTACTTTACCTGCTTTGCGAAGCTCTTTGGTTGCTTTTTTTCCAATTACTTCCCTTTTTGAACCTTTTAATTCAATTTGTTTCATCTTTCTAAATTTTTTGTGCTACTCAAAATAAATCACTGGTAATGAACAGGTTTACTCCCCATCACACTTTTTGCCATAGGCGGCTGCAAAGGTAGAAAAATAAACCCACATTCTTTCATAATCCATAAGATTTAATGAATGAATGCGGGAGTTTTTTTGTATTACGATAAAATCAATAATATTGGTTTCTATCTATGTTGTTCAGACTATTATATCAAAAACTGATTACTGATTGATTTATAATAGTACACTTTTTCAATAGTATCAGCTAAAAGTTCAGCGATAGATAGCACTTTTATTTTTTCAGATTCCTGACCCAAAGGAATAGAATCAGTTACAAATAACTCTTCCAGTGCGGAATTGGCAATGTTTTCGTAGGCTGCTCCGGATAGGACAGGGTGCGTTGCAAAAGCGCGTACACTCAAAGCACCTTGTTCTCTCATCATGTAGGCTGCCTTTGTTAGGGTACCGGCTGTGTCTATCATGTCATCCACAATAACCACATTTTTACCTTTTACATCACCAATGATTCTCATGTCGCTAATCACATTGGCTTTAGCTCTGGATTTATGGCAAATAACCATGGGTGTACCTAAGAATTTAGCATAGGTGTTGGCCCTCTTACTACCACCTACATCAGGAGAGGCTATAACCAAGTTGTCTAAGTTCATGCTTTTAATATGCGGCAAGAAGATAGATGAGGCATACAGGTGATCTACCGGAAGGTTGAAGAATCCTTGAATCTGGTCGGCATGTAAATCTATTGTGATCAGGCGGTCGATACCCGCTGCAGTAAGCATATCAGCAGCTAATTTAGCACCGATAGAAACGCGAGGTTGATCTTTCCTGTCCTGGCGAGCTAAGCCAAAATAAGGAATTACTGCTACCACTTTGTAGGCAGAGGCTCTTTTGGCTGCATCAATCATCATCAATAGTTCCAGCA comes from the Saccharicrinis fermentans DSM 9555 = JCM 21142 genome and includes:
- a CDS encoding 50S ribosomal protein L25/general stress protein Ctc encodes the protein MKQIELKGSKREVIGKKATKELRKAGKVPGVLYGGEEVKHFIIEEKQLKALVYTPNVYTISLDIDGEKVEAILQDIQYHPVSDRIMHIDLLQIFKDKPVIIEIPVKLNGFAEGVKAGGQLSLEQRKLRVKALPVNLPDTLDINIDHLKLGDSVQVGSLSFENLELLNAKNSVVAAVKLTRAARAAQKSGDGDAAE
- a CDS encoding ribose-phosphate pyrophosphokinase; this encodes MPPKAPIKIFSGSSSRYLTEKISHYSGRDLGNIKKLNFSDGEFAVAFQETIRGSHVFLIQSTFPPADNLLELLMMIDAAKRASAYKVVAVIPYFGLARQDRKDQPRVSIGAKLAADMLTAAGIDRLITIDLHADQIQGFFNLPVDHLYASSIFLPHIKSMNLDNLVIASPDVGGSKRANTYAKFLGTPMVICHKSRAKANVISDMRIIGDVKGKNVVIVDDMIDTAGTLTKAAYMMREQGALSVRAFATHPVLSGAAYENIANSALEELFVTDSIPLGQESEKIKVLSIAELLADTIEKVYYYKSISNQFLI